A window from Bombus fervidus isolate BK054 chromosome 12, iyBomFerv1, whole genome shotgun sequence encodes these proteins:
- the Arl4 gene encoding ADP ribosylation factor-like 4, giving the protein MGAGMGRSGTSGGFLEALPTGTPLHVAMLGLDSAGKTTALYRLKFDQYLNTVPTIGFNCERIRGGIGKAKGVNFLVWDVGGQEKLRPLWKSYTRCTDGIIFVVDSCDAERLEEAKMELTRTARSPDNAGVPILILANKQDLPGAKEVGELEKHLGVLELAGMPGSACIRVQPACAITGEGLHEGLDTLYQLILKRRKLAKLNRKRAR; this is encoded by the exons ATGGGTGCCGGCATGGGCAGGAGCGGCACGAGCGGCGGCTTCCTCGAGGCACTTCCCACGGGAACGCCGCTCCACGTGGCCATGCTCGGTCTCGACAGTGCTGGGAAAACCACCGCGTTGTATCGACTCAAGTTCGACCAGTACCTAAACACCGTGCCCACCATTGGTTTCAACTGCGAGAGAATCCGTGGTGGCATCGGAAAAGCGAAAG GTGTGAATTTTCTCGTATGGGACGTGGGAGGGCAAGAGAAATTGCGACCATTATGGAAGTCTTATACCCGGTGCACAGATGGTATTATCTTCGTGGTTGACTCTTGCGACGCGGAACGGCTCGAGGAGGCAAAAATGGAGCTGACCAGAACAGCCAGGAGCCCGGATAACGCTGGTGTTCCCATTCTGATCCTGGCCAACAAGCAGGATCTGCCAG GTGCCAAAGAGGTGGGCGAGTTGGAAAAGCACTTAGGCGTCCTGGAACTAGCCGGAATGCCAGGCAGCGCGTGCATCAGAGTGCAGCCAGCTTGCGCTATCACCGGCGAAGGCCTCCACGAGGGATTGGACACGTTGTATCAGCTGATATTGAAGCGACGTAAGCTCGCGAAGCTGAACAGGAAGCGGGCCAGGTAG